The genomic interval GACCGGCGTCTTCCACGCCTGCCCGTCCCGGCCCGTCAGCCTGCGCGAACTGGTCGTGGCGGCGCACCTGCACCTCGGCTTCCCGCTGGTGGGCGGCGAGCAGTCGTTCGAGGGGGCCCGCGCGGAACTGGTGCGCGCCGGGTGCGACGGGCACCTCCTGGATCTGTTCGGAGTCGACCACTGGTTCGACGCGACCCGGCTGGCCGAGCTGGGGGGCCGCGTGCCCGACACCGGCCTCTCGGCGGGTCTTGCGGCCCACGCCGCCTGGTACCGCGCCCAGTTGCTCTGACCCGGGTCCCGGCCTGCCCTGCTTCCCGACGATGCCGTCGACGGCCTTGATCGCCCGGCCCTGTACGCCGTGCTGCCCGACGCGGACACCCTGATCGTGCGCGGCGGCACCCAGGTCGACGCCGAGGCGCTCGACACCGGGCGCCGCGGCTGCGCGTCGTCGGCCGCGCGGGCGTAGGCCTGGACAACGTGGACACCGTCACGGCCGCCGGGCGCGGCATCCCCGTGGTCAACGACGACGCCGACGCGCCGCGCGGCCGACTCCAGCGCGACAAGCCCGCCCAGGCTCCAGCCGAACAGGTCCACGCCCTGCTCCCTGCCGCGCCGGTTCAGCACATGGACCGGTCCGGCCACGTCCAGCGCGTCCACGACCGGCTGCCGGCCGGCGGTATCGGCCGTGACACCGGGCACGATGAGAAGAGGCCTGCCCGAACCCGCCCGTCGGGTCGGAGTGAGCGTGACCGCCTCGCGTTCCACGTGCTTCACCACAGCGCTCCAGCTTCCCGCGAGGATCCGCGTGCCCCTGAACGGGCGTACATGACAGGCACCACGACACGTCCGGATGCGGGAAACGCCAGGCACTCACCCGATGCCCGACGCCTCGGTGAACCGCGTCACCAGGGAGACGAACCGGCCGGAGTCCTGGACGAGCATCGCGTGGCCGGCGTCGGGGAACATGACCAGCTCGGCGTGCTTGGCCCGCTGAGCGATGATGCTCGCGTTCTTGGGCGGCGTGATCTTGTCGAGGGAGCCGTTGGTGATCAGCATCGGGATGGTGCTGTCGGGCAGCTTGTCCCAGGTGCCCTCGAAGGACCCGTACGCCTGTCCGGCCTGGTACTGACGCAGCAGCGTCTCGTCGCCGACCTTCTCGGGCGGGATCAGACCGAGCTGCTCGATGTACGCGGCCCGCGCGGCGGTGGCGTCGGCGGGGAAGAGCAGGTCCATCATCTGCGGCCCCGTGGTCTTCGGGCTGTTGAGCTCCTTGGCCACGGCGGCCGGCGTGTTGATGGCCTCGCTGCCGCCGAGGTCGCCGCCGGTGCTCACGAGCGCGCTGATCGCACCCGGGTGGAGCGCGGCGACGGTCAGGCCGATCTCGCCGCCCATCGACCAGCCGAGCAGCGCGGGGTGCCGTAGACCCAGCGCCTTGATCAGACCGACGGTGTCGTCCGCCATGAGGGGAATGGTGTCGGGGACCGAGGTGTCGTCGGTCGTGTAGCCGACGCCGCGGTTGTCGAAGATCGTGACGCGGTAGTGCCGGCCGAGCCGGCTCAGCAGGTCGACCGTCCAGTCGCTCATGGTGCCGGTGTCGCCCATGACCATGAGGAGGTCGGGGCCGGAGCCGAACTGGCGGTAGCCGATCCTGATGCCGTCGACCGGGATCCGGCGCACCGGTCCGAGGAACGCGCCCCGCCCGCTCGGGGCGGAGTTCGGGACGACGGTCGACGCCGCCTTGGTAGCGGTGATCGCCGTGGCCCGCGTGCTCGGCCTGCTGCTGGAAGCGCCGGTCGCGTGCCCACCGCCGGACGAACAGGCGACCGCTCCGAGGGCCACCGTGGCGACGGCCACGGCCAGCCGGGGCAGGGTGCGGGCACGCGGCGTGCGGTGCGATGCGGACATGAGGGACCTCCGTGCTGGTCATGTGCGGGTGGGGGGTTGAGCAGGATGAGATGAGCTGTGGGTCCGGTGCGCGGGTCGAGCGCCGTGCCGCGGGTTGTCCCGTGGGCGGTTCCGCGACGCAGACGTAGGCGCCCGGGCCGTGGGCTGCTCCGCGACTCAGGCGTAGGCGCCCGGGCGGTGGGCCGGCTTGGTCGCGTCGCGGTCGGCCCGTGCCTGGAGCAGCTGGCCGCGGATGACGATCGTGCCCAGGCGGACGACGACCTCGCCGACCGCCATCAGGAGCAGGGCGACGACCCAGGCCTGGCCGCTGGTGACGTTGTGCGCGGCGGAGAAGCTGGTCACGTGCGCGGCGCCGGAGGGGTGCGTGGACCACACCGCGAAGCCCAGGCGGAAGCCCATGCTGATGATCCAGAGTGCGGCAGCACTGCGGGAGGCCTTGATCAGCACATGCCCGTCGGCGTGCCGGACCCGGGTGAGCAGACCGCCGGCGAGGCCGAGGACGACCCCGGTGACGGCGAAGACCACGGCCAGCGGGACGTCGTTGCCGGCGGTCGGGATGTCGGTCAGGTAGTTGCTGGCCGCCCAGGCGATCATGCCGAGCGGGAGCAGGATGGTGCGGGTGGTCAGCCGCTCCTCGCGCAGCTGGCGAAGGACGATGAGCAGGAGCGCGATGTCGATGAACCAGTCGGTCGTTGTCATGGGTACGAGCATTCGCCGACGCGCCCCGAACTCCTTCAACCCAGGGGTGTAACCCGGGTTGAGGTCCGCGCCGCTACCGCTCGGTGTTGTCGACCAGGCCGAAGCGCCAGGCCCAGGCGATCAGCGCGCCGCGATCCTCCAGCGCCAGCTTGGCCAGGACGTGGTTGAGGTGCGTTTTCACCGTCGCCAGGCTGACGACCATCTCGCGCGCCACCTGCCGGTTGTTCAGCCCCTTCGCCAGGAGGCGTACGACGTCGACCTCCCGCCTGGTCAGCCCCTCGGCCTCGGGAGGGAGCGTCGTCGGCGAGGACGCGGGCGCGGCGGCGGGCGCCTCGGGCCGCGTCACGACGAGCTGCACGAGCCGTCGCTGCACGGCCGGGTCGAGGACGGTCCGGCCGGCCGCCACCTCCCGGACCGCGGCCAGCACCGCCTCGCCGGTCGCGTCCTTGGTCAGGTAACCGAGTGCGCCGGCCCGCAGCGCGGGCATCACCGCGTCGTCGTCGGCGAACGTCGTCAGGATCAGTACCCGTGTCCCGATGCCCGCCGCCAGTATCTCGGCCGTCACCTGCGCGCCGTCGAGCCCGGGCATCCGCAGGTCGACGAGGGCGACGTCGGGCCGCTCCGCCACGGCGAGCCGCACCGCCTCGTTCCCGTCACCGGCCTGCCCGACCACCTCGATGTCCGCCGCCGAGGTCAGCAGCAGCACCACCCCGTCCCGCACCACCGCCTGGTCGTCCGCGACCAGCACCCGAATCGTCACGCGTCCGCCTTCCCGTCTGCCGTCATGCCGCCGGTGTTGGTGCCAGGCGCGTGAGTGCCGCCCGAGTGAGTGCTGCCTGCGTCAGTGCCGTCTGCGTCAGTGCCATCTGGGACAGCGCCGCCTGCATCAGTGCCGCCTACGACAGCGCCGTCCGCCGCGGCACCATTCTCAACAGCGGTGTCCGCCGCGGCGCCGGCGCCCTCCACGACCGGCACACGGAGCGCGATCCGCCAGCCCGGTCCCTCGGGCGCGGGTCCGGCGGCCAACGAGCCGCCGACGGCCTCGATCCGCTCGGCCATGCCGCGCAGCCCCGTGCCGCTGCCCTGTACTCCCGACGGGCCGCGACCGGCCGGCAGCCCGCGGTCCCGCACGACAGCCCGCAGCTCGGAGCCCTCCCACGCCAGGTCCACGTCGATGGCGCTACCGGTCGCGTACCGCGCCGCGTTCGTCATGGCCTCCTGCACCGCCCGGTACACCGCGTGCCCGGCCTCGGGTGCGAGCCGACCGGTCCGGCCGCTGACGCGCAGCCGCGCCTCGCCCGGAAAACCCCTGGTCAGGCCGTCGATATCGGCCACACCCCGGAGCGGTACGGAACGCAGCGCACCCACCGCCGCGCGGGCCTCCTGTACTCCGTCGCGCGCGAGCTCGGCGGCGCGGTCCAGCGGCCCGGTCAGCGTCGCCGGAGCACCGTCACGCCGCGCGATCGCCCTGACCGCCTGCAACTGCATGGACAGTCCGGCGAGGCTGTGCGCGAGCACGTCGTGCATCTCGTGGGCGATCCGCCTGCGCTCCTCAAGGGCCGCCGCCTCCTGTCGGGCGGCGCGGGACGCCTCCACTTCGGCCAGCAGCGCGACCGCGCGGTCCCGCTCGGCCTGGAGCGCGGCGTGCTCGATCGAACGGTCGGCGAGCAGCCACACCCCGACGGCCGACAGCAGGCCGGCCACGCTGCCGAAGATCACCATGACCGCGACGCCGAAGCCGACAGCCAGCAGCGCGACGCAGGCGTTGCGCACCGGCCCGGCCGGGATGCACATCGGCAGCACGGCGGCGGCGGCCAGCACGGGAACCTCGCCGAGCCCGTTGGGCACGAGAGCCATGACGGCGAAGCCCGTCCCGATGGTCAGCGCGACGCCGAACCAGGTCAGCGGCGTCGGCAGGGCCCGGCCACTGAGCACCATGCCCAGCTCCGCGCAGAGCCCGAGCACGGCGACGACCACCTTCAACGCCGCCCCGTCGGCCGCGATCACCGAGACCACCACGCAGGCGATCAGCGCGCCCGCGCCGATCACGTCACCCCGCTCGAAGATCCGGCGGTGTCCGGGCCCGGCCGCGGACCGGACCATGTCGGGCCACATACTCACCATTCCCGCGCTCCGTTCGCCATCGTCCGGCTCCCGCCGTCCGCGCACGGCGCGTCCCCCACGTGACCACGGCTACGTCGAGCACGACCGACGCGGTGCACGCACGGTCGGCGGCGCACGGCGGCGAGCATATATGTG from Streptomyces sp. NBC_01288 carries:
- a CDS encoding sensor histidine kinase; translated protein: MVSMWPDMVRSAAGPGHRRIFERGDVIGAGALIACVVVSVIAADGAALKVVVAVLGLCAELGMVLSGRALPTPLTWFGVALTIGTGFAVMALVPNGLGEVPVLAAAAVLPMCIPAGPVRNACVALLAVGFGVAVMVIFGSVAGLLSAVGVWLLADRSIEHAALQAERDRAVALLAEVEASRAARQEAAALEERRRIAHEMHDVLAHSLAGLSMQLQAVRAIARRDGAPATLTGPLDRAAELARDGVQEARAAVGALRSVPLRGVADIDGLTRGFPGEARLRVSGRTGRLAPEAGHAVYRAVQEAMTNAARYATGSAIDVDLAWEGSELRAVVRDRGLPAGRGPSGVQGSGTGLRGMAERIEAVGGSLAAGPAPEGPGWRIALRVPVVEGAGAAADTAVENGAAADGAVVGGTDAGGAVPDGTDADGTDAGSTHSGGTHAPGTNTGGMTADGKADA
- a CDS encoding alpha/beta fold hydrolase; protein product: MSASHRTPRARTLPRLAVAVATVALGAVACSSGGGHATGASSSRPSTRATAITATKAASTVVPNSAPSGRGAFLGPVRRIPVDGIRIGYRQFGSGPDLLMVMGDTGTMSDWTVDLLSRLGRHYRVTIFDNRGVGYTTDDTSVPDTIPLMADDTVGLIKALGLRHPALLGWSMGGEIGLTVAALHPGAISALVSTGGDLGGSEAINTPAAVAKELNSPKTTGPQMMDLLFPADATAARAAYIEQLGLIPPEKVGDETLLRQYQAGQAYGSFEGTWDKLPDSTIPMLITNGSLDKITPPKNASIIAQRAKHAELVMFPDAGHAMLVQDSGRFVSLVTRFTEASGIG
- a CDS encoding response regulator transcription factor, coding for MTIRVLVADDQAVVRDGVVLLLTSAADIEVVGQAGDGNEAVRLAVAERPDVALVDLRMPGLDGAQVTAEILAAGIGTRVLILTTFADDDAVMPALRAGALGYLTKDATGEAVLAAVREVAAGRTVLDPAVQRRLVQLVVTRPEAPAAAPASSPTTLPPEAEGLTRREVDVVRLLAKGLNNRQVAREMVVSLATVKTHLNHVLAKLALEDRGALIAWAWRFGLVDNTER